From Nakamurella flava, the proteins below share one genomic window:
- a CDS encoding endonuclease/exonuclease/phosphatase family protein, with protein MTPRGALRWAGAVGLGAMAAAVTRRPVRFGVAHQTGLVHAVSFRTVLGALTAGTAGMAVVGRRALRRPVLSFTAGAVAALSAGVAAGSVAALAEQGWAGHALPRRATASGEPDVVVLLLNTLMGAADAPAIVERAVAEDATVLALPECPAVLAAAVVDGLAAHGRRMQSFGTRENLWPTGETWLLVDERLGRYRQVDAPEMQLGAAVAEPDGHDGPTLAAVHPPAPMTLVGLGAWRTYVPAAVDVARSRPNAIVAGDFNTTLDHEPMADLAPYVDAATMVGRGAEGTWPARIPALLATPIDHVLVRPEVWTVLGTRTYRVGDSDHRAVVARLARTRIVS; from the coding sequence ATGACGCCGCGGGGAGCGCTCCGCTGGGCGGGTGCGGTGGGTCTGGGGGCGATGGCCGCGGCGGTGACCCGTCGGCCGGTGCGTTTCGGGGTGGCCCACCAGACGGGCCTGGTGCACGCGGTGTCCTTCCGGACGGTGCTCGGGGCGTTGACCGCCGGGACCGCAGGAATGGCGGTGGTCGGTCGGCGGGCGCTCCGACGGCCGGTGCTGTCGTTCACGGCCGGGGCGGTGGCGGCTCTGTCGGCCGGGGTCGCCGCGGGCAGTGTCGCCGCGCTGGCGGAGCAGGGCTGGGCCGGTCACGCGCTGCCCCGCCGGGCCACGGCGTCCGGCGAACCCGACGTGGTGGTCCTGCTGCTCAACACGTTGATGGGGGCGGCCGATGCCCCGGCCATCGTGGAGCGGGCGGTGGCCGAGGACGCCACCGTGCTGGCGCTGCCGGAATGCCCCGCGGTGTTGGCTGCCGCCGTGGTCGACGGGCTGGCCGCGCACGGGCGGCGGATGCAGTCGTTCGGCACCCGGGAAAACCTGTGGCCCACCGGGGAGACCTGGCTGCTGGTCGACGAACGGTTGGGCCGGTACCGGCAGGTCGACGCCCCGGAGATGCAGTTGGGGGCGGCGGTGGCCGAACCCGACGGGCATGACGGACCGACCCTGGCCGCGGTGCACCCGCCCGCCCCGATGACGCTGGTCGGCTTGGGGGCCTGGCGCACGTACGTGCCCGCGGCTGTGGACGTGGCCCGCTCGCGGCCGAATGCGATCGTCGCCGGTGACTTCAACACCACCCTCGACCACGAGCCGATGGCCGACCTCGCGCCCTACGTCGACGCGGCCACGATGGTCGGGCGGGGCGCGGAAGGCACCTGGCCGGCCCGCATCCCCGCTCTGCTGGCCACCCCCATCGACCACGTCCTGGTCCGTCCGGAGGTGTGGACGGTCCTGGGGACCCGGACGTACCGGGTGGGGGACAGTGACCACCGGGCCGTGGTGGCGCGGTTGGCTCGGACCCGGATCGTTTCGTGA
- a CDS encoding endonuclease/exonuclease/phosphatase family protein has protein sequence MTPSSAAAPAPVDPSPPPPRGRSRWLTVVVALVLLAVAAVLTFPATFGLGAVPGLLHLISFRGWAVVAAGAVALLVAVVALLRRRHRDRGVWWAVAGAALAVAVVNAGVLGFRSVPTANAAPGPVSDGPSTVTVLEYNTEGGATTPAQIARLAADAGADVVALPETTGRMAEKIAADPAVADRGYQVFAHREQPYEGAETSLLVAASMGQYRMLDTPSVGLGAVRVVPVVSGGPTLAAVHTTPPTSDFGYDTWTRTVAAAAALAIPTAADGGSAIVAGDFNATLDHQPLHDLGGAVDAARAAGAGAQGTWPSDWPVLLGAPIDHLLFDPADWSVAAAHTVQSGASDHRGLVVELVAPAAGAGR, from the coding sequence ATGACGCCCTCTTCAGCCGCGGCCCCGGCGCCGGTCGATCCGTCGCCGCCCCCGCCCCGGGGGCGGAGCCGCTGGCTGACCGTGGTCGTCGCGCTGGTGCTGCTGGCCGTGGCCGCCGTGCTGACCTTCCCCGCGACCTTCGGGCTGGGGGCCGTTCCCGGTCTGCTGCATCTCATCTCTTTCCGGGGCTGGGCGGTGGTGGCAGCGGGCGCTGTGGCGTTGCTGGTGGCCGTCGTGGCCCTGCTGCGGCGTCGGCACCGCGACCGGGGGGTGTGGTGGGCGGTCGCCGGGGCGGCCCTGGCGGTCGCCGTGGTCAATGCCGGCGTGCTCGGTTTCCGTTCCGTGCCCACCGCGAACGCGGCCCCTGGACCGGTGTCGGACGGCCCGTCCACGGTGACGGTGCTCGAGTACAACACCGAGGGTGGGGCGACCACCCCCGCCCAGATCGCCCGGCTCGCCGCGGACGCCGGCGCGGACGTCGTCGCGCTCCCGGAGACCACCGGGCGGATGGCCGAGAAGATCGCCGCCGATCCCGCCGTCGCCGACCGTGGGTACCAGGTCTTCGCGCATCGTGAGCAGCCCTACGAGGGGGCCGAGACGAGCCTGCTGGTCGCGGCGTCGATGGGGCAGTACCGGATGCTCGACACCCCGTCGGTCGGGCTGGGGGCGGTGCGGGTCGTCCCGGTGGTGTCCGGTGGTCCCACCCTGGCCGCAGTGCACACCACCCCGCCGACCAGTGACTTCGGGTACGACACCTGGACCCGGACGGTCGCCGCGGCGGCGGCCCTGGCCATCCCGACCGCCGCGGACGGCGGATCGGCCATCGTGGCCGGCGACTTCAACGCCACCCTGGACCACCAGCCGCTGCACGACCTGGGCGGCGCGGTCGACGCCGCCCGGGCCGCGGGCGCCGGGGCCCAGGGCACCTGGCCGTCGGACTGGCCGGTCCTCCTCGGCGCGCCCATCGATCACTTGCTGTTCGACCCGGCGGACTGGTCGGTGGCTGCGGCGCACACGGTGCAGTCGGGGGCCAGCGATCATCGCGGACTGGTGGTCGAGTTGGTCGCCCCGGCCGCCGGGGCAGGACGATGA
- a CDS encoding NlpC/P60 family protein, which yields MGDVRGTPVIEGGAELPALAPVDVAPGYRSPYTVRWTRPADERLSGFDQPPWNDPREQAVIPFAQWSSPATQARWGTWGPRARRYPAPAVRLRGRAARERLLTVAAALLGTDYQHHHVPAWSPPDGWPQKPVHSGLRGPGLDCSNYVGFVYSYALGYDLPTGVVAQSELHRSTSEGALLSHRVGVVPCPTDPAGAGWDPAAHQAFVAALEPGDVLYLRNTSGIVSHAVLWLGDCGVGPTDLPLVIDCGGGNIVDARRTPIPAGVRIRPYRPVGWYARNTAWAHRIVPD from the coding sequence GTGGGGGACGTGCGAGGTACACCGGTGATCGAGGGTGGCGCCGAACTGCCGGCCCTGGCCCCGGTGGACGTGGCGCCCGGCTACCGGTCGCCGTACACGGTCCGCTGGACGCGACCCGCCGACGAGCGGCTCTCCGGGTTCGACCAGCCGCCCTGGAACGACCCCCGCGAGCAGGCCGTCATCCCGTTCGCACAGTGGTCCTCGCCGGCGACCCAGGCGCGCTGGGGGACCTGGGGGCCGCGAGCCCGCCGCTACCCCGCCCCGGCCGTGCGGCTGCGCGGGCGGGCCGCCCGCGAGCGGCTGCTCACCGTCGCGGCCGCGCTGCTGGGCACGGACTACCAGCACCACCACGTACCGGCCTGGTCGCCGCCCGACGGCTGGCCGCAGAAGCCGGTGCACTCCGGGCTCCGCGGGCCCGGTCTGGACTGCAGCAACTACGTCGGCTTCGTCTACTCCTACGCCCTGGGGTACGACCTGCCGACCGGCGTGGTCGCCCAGTCCGAACTGCATCGCAGCACCAGCGAGGGGGCGCTGCTGTCGCATCGCGTCGGTGTCGTCCCCTGCCCGACCGACCCGGCCGGCGCCGGCTGGGACCCGGCCGCCCACCAGGCGTTCGTGGCCGCTCTGGAACCCGGCGACGTCCTCTATTTGCGCAACACCTCCGGCATCGTCTCGCACGCCGTCCTCTGGCTCGGGGACTGCGGCGTCGGCCCGACCGACCTGCCGCTGGTCATCGACTGCGGCGGCGGCAACATCGTCGACGCCCGGCGCACCCCGATCCCGGCCGGCGTGCGGATCCGCCCCTACCGGCCCGTCGGGTGGTACGCCCGGAACACCGCCTGGGCGCACCGGATCGTGCCCGACTGA
- a CDS encoding primary-amine oxidase → MAIHPLDALSEQEFRRTTAALRAADHLAPTRRFASITLDEPAKADVLAFTRGEAGRPARRSLSVLWDRADNATYEALVELGEDETADRVLSFTAVPGVTPNFTPDEWHECEVALKKDPRVVAALAERGITDLDLVLIDVWTYGKALMPEQWRDKRLGWADVWLRSSPTGNPYANPVSGLKFIVDMNTMELLDIDRADVVAAPAPVMGEYEPDLVPGQTLRDDIKPLHITQPDGVSFEIDGSEIRWQNWSFRIGFNYREGPVLYQVAYDDHGRRREVAYRMSFAEMIVPYRDSSFDHYRRTAYDVGEWGLGYMTTSLTLGCDCLGEIRYLDAVLTDSTGEPFTIANAVCLHEEDNAVLWKHVDSINGRTEVRRARRFVVSIHATVANYEYLVYWRFYQDGNIECEVRATGIMVTTPIPEGAPVPATGTLVDHRTYAPFHQHFLVARMDLDVDGQDNTVLEIDSHAEPVGPDNPYGLALTTTATPIASEAQSGRDWKYETQRAWKVVNPNKPNGLGTAPGYKLVPTATFPVMMDPAAPQYLRAPVMGHNLWVTRHHDDEKWPAGTYPTQSDIDAGISDWIADDEPLENTDVVLWYVFGIHHITRPEDWPVMPVDTVSFWLKPFGFFDRNPALDVPPQPGSGGHGEAPSCH, encoded by the coding sequence GTGGCGATCCACCCGCTTGATGCCCTGTCCGAGCAGGAGTTCCGCCGGACCACGGCGGCGCTGCGCGCGGCCGACCACCTCGCCCCGACCCGACGGTTCGCGTCGATCACGCTGGACGAGCCGGCCAAGGCCGATGTGCTGGCCTTCACCCGGGGTGAGGCGGGCCGTCCGGCCCGGCGGTCGTTGTCGGTGTTGTGGGACCGGGCCGACAACGCCACCTACGAGGCCCTGGTCGAACTGGGGGAGGACGAGACGGCCGACCGGGTGCTGTCGTTCACCGCCGTCCCCGGGGTGACCCCCAACTTCACGCCCGACGAGTGGCACGAGTGCGAGGTGGCGCTGAAGAAGGACCCGCGGGTGGTGGCGGCGCTGGCCGAACGCGGCATCACCGACCTGGATCTGGTGCTGATCGACGTCTGGACCTACGGCAAGGCGCTGATGCCCGAACAGTGGCGGGACAAGCGGCTCGGCTGGGCCGACGTGTGGTTGCGGTCGTCGCCCACCGGCAACCCGTACGCGAACCCGGTGTCCGGGCTCAAGTTCATCGTCGACATGAACACCATGGAGCTGCTGGACATCGACCGGGCCGACGTGGTGGCCGCGCCGGCGCCGGTGATGGGCGAGTACGAGCCGGACCTGGTGCCGGGCCAGACCCTGCGGGACGACATCAAGCCCCTGCACATCACCCAGCCCGACGGGGTGTCGTTCGAGATCGACGGGTCCGAGATCCGTTGGCAGAACTGGTCGTTCCGGATCGGCTTCAACTACCGCGAGGGGCCGGTGCTCTACCAGGTCGCCTACGACGACCACGGCCGCCGGCGGGAGGTCGCCTACCGGATGTCGTTCGCCGAGATGATCGTCCCTTACCGCGATTCCAGCTTCGACCACTACCGCCGCACCGCCTACGACGTCGGTGAGTGGGGCCTGGGGTACATGACCACGTCGTTGACGCTGGGCTGTGACTGCCTGGGCGAGATTCGTTACCTGGACGCCGTTCTGACCGACTCCACGGGTGAGCCGTTCACCATCGCCAACGCGGTGTGCCTGCACGAGGAGGACAACGCCGTCCTCTGGAAGCACGTCGACTCGATCAACGGCCGCACCGAGGTGCGCCGGGCCCGCCGGTTCGTGGTGTCGATCCACGCGACGGTCGCCAACTACGAGTACCTCGTCTACTGGCGCTTCTACCAGGACGGCAACATCGAGTGCGAGGTCCGGGCCACCGGGATCATGGTGACCACGCCGATTCCCGAGGGTGCGCCCGTGCCCGCCACCGGCACCCTGGTCGACCACCGCACCTACGCCCCGTTCCATCAGCACTTCCTGGTCGCCCGGATGGACCTGGATGTCGACGGCCAGGACAACACGGTGCTCGAGATCGACTCGCACGCCGAGCCGGTCGGCCCAGACAACCCGTACGGCCTGGCCCTGACGACCACCGCCACTCCCATCGCGTCGGAGGCGCAGTCCGGCCGGGACTGGAAGTACGAGACCCAGCGGGCCTGGAAGGTGGTCAACCCGAACAAGCCGAACGGCCTCGGCACCGCCCCCGGCTACAAGCTGGTGCCGACGGCGACGTTCCCGGTGATGATGGACCCGGCCGCCCCGCAGTACCTGCGGGCCCCGGTGATGGGCCACAACCTGTGGGTGACGCGCCACCACGACGACGAGAAGTGGCCCGCCGGAACGTATCCGACGCAGAGCGACATCGATGCCGGCATCAGCGACTGGATTGCCGACGACGAGCCGCTGGAGAACACCGACGTCGTGCTCTGGTACGTGTTCGGCATCCACCACATCACCCGCCCCGAGGACTGGCCGGTGATGCCGGTGGACACCGTCTCGTTCTGGCTCAAGCCGTTCGGCTTCTTCGACCGCAACCCGGCGCTGGACGTGCCGCCGCAACCGGGCAGCGGCGGTCACGGTGAGGCGCCCAGCTGCCACTGA
- a CDS encoding DUF2505 domain-containing protein translates to MATRLTVTQTYDAPPAAVFALFGDRAFIEGRVERSGGIDPQVVSVDTTPDGLTIVTRQGIPASALPSMVSSMMKDDPVTERTEQWRADGDSYVADFSVSVKGAPASLKGTMTLRPAGAGSQLDVVGDAVVPIPIFGGKIEQVIAEQVRELLEDEQVYTRERLAS, encoded by the coding sequence GTGGCCACTCGGCTCACCGTGACCCAGACCTACGACGCACCCCCGGCTGCGGTGTTCGCCCTCTTCGGCGACCGCGCCTTCATCGAGGGGCGGGTGGAACGGTCCGGCGGCATCGACCCGCAGGTCGTCTCCGTGGACACCACCCCGGACGGCCTGACGATCGTCACCCGGCAGGGCATCCCCGCCTCGGCGCTGCCCTCGATGGTCTCGTCGATGATGAAGGACGACCCGGTCACCGAGCGGACCGAGCAGTGGCGGGCCGACGGCGACTCCTACGTCGCCGACTTCTCGGTGTCGGTCAAGGGCGCCCCGGCGTCCCTCAAGGGGACCATGACGCTGCGGCCGGCCGGTGCGGGCTCCCAGCTCGACGTCGTCGGCGACGCGGTCGTGCCCATCCCGATCTTCGGCGGCAAGATCGAGCAGGTCATCGCCGAGCAGGTCCGTGAGCTGCTGGAGGACGAGCAGGTCTACACCCGCGAGCGCCTGGCCTCCTGA
- the purU gene encoding formyltetrahydrofolate deformylase, with the protein MSSAPHTPPPSPSAASSAAAADARYVLTLSCPDGTGIVARITGFLAEIGGWITDAAYHSDTETGRFFTRQEIRADSVAMDLEELRARFGAVAGSLDAETFHVTRLGTGQERRRVVLLVSKEGHCLYELLSRWHSGELGADIPVVIGNHPDLEPVVRLFGLPFRLIRVPADADGKAAAFAEIRAEVERHDPDAIVLARFMQVVPPELCEAWAGKLINIHHGFLPSFRGARPYHQAYARGVKLIGATCHYVSAELDAGPIIDQDVIRVDHGDSPADMVRRGRDIEKAVLARGLTWHLQDRVLIDGLRTIVFA; encoded by the coding sequence GTGTCTTCCGCACCGCATACGCCCCCGCCGTCCCCTTCGGCCGCCTCGTCCGCGGCCGCCGCGGACGCCCGGTACGTCCTGACGCTCAGCTGCCCGGACGGGACCGGCATCGTCGCCCGCATCACCGGTTTCCTGGCCGAGATCGGCGGCTGGATCACCGACGCGGCCTACCACTCGGACACCGAAACCGGCCGGTTCTTCACCCGCCAGGAGATCCGGGCCGACTCGGTCGCGATGGACCTCGAGGAGTTGCGCGCCCGCTTCGGGGCCGTCGCCGGGAGCCTGGACGCCGAGACCTTCCACGTGACCCGGCTGGGCACCGGGCAGGAACGCCGCCGCGTCGTCCTGCTGGTGTCCAAGGAGGGCCACTGCCTGTACGAGCTGCTGTCCCGCTGGCACTCCGGGGAGCTGGGCGCCGACATCCCCGTCGTCATCGGCAACCACCCCGACCTGGAACCGGTGGTCCGGCTCTTCGGACTGCCCTTCCGGCTGATCCGGGTCCCGGCCGACGCTGACGGCAAGGCCGCCGCGTTCGCCGAGATCCGCGCCGAGGTCGAGCGGCACGACCCCGACGCCATCGTGCTGGCCCGGTTCATGCAGGTCGTCCCGCCGGAGCTCTGTGAGGCCTGGGCCGGCAAGCTCATCAACATCCACCACGGCTTCCTGCCGTCGTTCCGTGGAGCCCGGCCCTACCACCAGGCCTACGCCCGTGGGGTGAAGCTGATCGGCGCCACGTGCCACTACGTGTCCGCCGAGCTCGACGCCGGGCCGATCATCGACCAGGACGTCATCCGGGTCGACCACGGCGACTCCCCCGCCGACATGGTGCGCCGGGGCCGGGACATCGAGAAGGCCGTCCTGGCCCGCGGGCTCACCTGGCACCTGCAGGACCGGGTGCTCATCGACGGCCTGCGGACCATCGTCTTCGCCTAG
- a CDS encoding PAC2 family protein: MIGEPGDLYSVHVEAPSLDDLRDPVLVVALDGYVDAGNGVRLAVDSLLASLPHSVVVTFDVDQLIDYRARRPVLTYEKNAFIDYAAPRLVVHQVTDSDGTPFLLLSGPEPDTQWERFVAAVGEVADRLGVRLTVGLMAIPMAVPHTRPTGMSSHATRPGLLPDAEDAFGTIAVPGHATGLIEYRFGQAGRDAIGFAAHVPHYIARSDYPETARTLLQATADATGLLLPTADLDAAAATVRTQLQEQIAGNAEVSAVVEALEQQYDTFVSATGRGLLAQSAPLPTADELGAQFEAFLADRENPDG; this comes from the coding sequence ATGATCGGAGAGCCCGGCGACCTCTACTCGGTGCACGTCGAGGCACCCTCACTCGACGACCTGCGCGATCCGGTGCTCGTCGTCGCCCTCGACGGGTACGTCGACGCCGGCAACGGCGTGCGGTTGGCCGTCGACTCGTTGTTGGCCTCGCTGCCCCATAGCGTGGTCGTCACGTTCGACGTCGACCAGCTCATCGACTACCGCGCCCGCCGGCCCGTGCTGACGTACGAGAAGAACGCGTTCATCGACTACGCGGCACCCCGCCTCGTCGTCCACCAGGTGACCGACTCCGACGGCACCCCGTTCCTGCTGCTCTCCGGTCCCGAACCGGACACCCAGTGGGAGCGGTTCGTCGCCGCCGTCGGCGAGGTCGCCGACCGGCTCGGCGTCCGGCTCACCGTCGGGCTGATGGCCATCCCGATGGCCGTCCCGCACACCCGGCCGACCGGCATGTCCAGCCACGCGACCCGGCCCGGGCTACTGCCGGACGCCGAGGACGCGTTCGGCACCATCGCCGTCCCCGGACACGCCACCGGCCTCATCGAGTACCGGTTCGGTCAGGCCGGCCGGGACGCCATCGGCTTCGCCGCCCACGTCCCCCACTACATCGCCCGCTCCGACTACCCCGAGACGGCGCGCACCCTGCTGCAGGCGACCGCGGACGCCACCGGCCTGCTACTGCCGACCGCCGACCTGGACGCCGCCGCGGCCACCGTGCGCACCCAGCTGCAGGAGCAGATCGCGGGCAACGCCGAGGTCAGCGCCGTGGTCGAGGCCCTTGAGCAGCAGTACGACACCTTCGTCTCGGCCACCGGCCGCGGGCTGCTCGCCCAGTCGGCCCCGCTGCCCACCGCCGACGAGCTGGGAGCGCAATTCGAGGCGTTCCTGGCCGATCGGGAGAACCCGGACGGCTGA
- a CDS encoding potassium channel family protein, whose product MASESPPFLALPVKEHGPVRAILLRVVIAVLCVVACTTLVYLERDGYRDLDGKIDTLLDALYYATVTLSTTGYGDITPVTESARLTNIVIITPLRFIFLIVLVGTTIEVLTERSRQQFRTSRWRRRVKKHTVVIGYGMKGRSAVSALIDQGHAPESIVVVDSEPGNIKAATADGCVGVLGDARREEVLRQAALPAAERVVVAADRDDTSVLVTLTARRLAPHATIAAAAREEQNIAVLRQGGADVVIPTAESAGRMLGLSITAPAAGELIEDLLEPVAGLQIAEREVRPEDVGLAPARLSARGEIVLTVIRNGVAHRFDSGGVKVFQPGDRIVVIKATGNERPSRSDGVDPATERRDRDRLR is encoded by the coding sequence GTGGCCTCCGAGAGCCCCCCGTTCCTGGCCCTACCGGTCAAGGAGCACGGTCCCGTCCGCGCGATCCTGTTGCGCGTCGTCATCGCCGTGCTGTGCGTCGTCGCGTGCACGACCCTCGTGTACCTCGAACGCGACGGGTACCGCGACCTCGACGGCAAGATCGACACGCTCCTGGACGCGCTGTACTACGCGACGGTCACCCTCTCGACCACCGGCTACGGCGACATCACCCCGGTCACCGAATCGGCCCGCCTGACGAACATCGTCATCATCACCCCACTGCGGTTCATCTTCCTGATCGTGCTGGTCGGCACGACCATCGAGGTGCTCACCGAGCGCAGTCGCCAGCAGTTCCGCACGTCCCGGTGGAGAAGACGAGTGAAGAAGCACACGGTGGTCATCGGTTACGGCATGAAGGGCCGCTCCGCGGTCTCGGCCCTCATCGACCAGGGCCACGCACCGGAGAGCATCGTGGTCGTCGATTCCGAGCCCGGCAACATCAAGGCAGCCACCGCCGACGGCTGCGTCGGCGTGCTGGGCGATGCCCGGCGCGAGGAGGTGCTCCGGCAGGCCGCCCTGCCGGCCGCCGAACGGGTCGTGGTGGCCGCGGACCGCGACGACACCAGCGTCCTGGTGACGTTGACCGCCCGTCGTCTCGCCCCGCACGCCACCATCGCCGCGGCGGCCCGCGAGGAGCAGAACATCGCCGTGCTGCGGCAGGGCGGCGCGGACGTCGTCATCCCGACGGCGGAATCCGCGGGACGCATGCTCGGGCTGTCGATCACCGCACCGGCCGCCGGAGAGCTGATCGAGGACCTGCTCGAGCCGGTCGCCGGCCTGCAGATCGCCGAGCGCGAGGTTCGTCCCGAGGACGTGGGTCTGGCCCCCGCCCGGCTGAGCGCCCGCGGCGAGATCGTGCTCACCGTGATCCGCAACGGCGTCGCCCACCGTTTCGACTCGGGTGGGGTCAAGGTGTTCCAGCCCGGCGACCGGATCGTCGTCATCAAGGCCACCGGCAACGAACGACCGTCCCGGTCGGACGGGGTCGATCCTGCGACCGAGCGCCGCGACCGCGACCGGCTCCGCTGA
- a CDS encoding GAF and ANTAR domain-containing protein, with amino-acid sequence MAEADATAQSESSAAEGWRQVAGRADLQQALQAVVDLAVDSSTAPRASVTLVKDRYSLETAARSDELVGLADQLQYDLEEGPCLAAAEDGGVWLIPDTTTDQRFPRWSPAVAELGLRSVMSIHLFTQRQVLGALNLYYDQPQQFSADDVEVAKVVAAHASVALARLRGQMDLWRAIDSRHLVGQAQGILIERFGLNSEKAFEVLRRYSQQHNTKLRDVAAALVETGALPAEASETPGSDRGNRRATVQPAADGDPSTAG; translated from the coding sequence ATGGCTGAAGCCGATGCCACGGCGCAGTCGGAGTCGTCGGCCGCCGAGGGCTGGCGGCAGGTCGCCGGACGGGCCGACCTGCAGCAGGCGTTGCAGGCCGTGGTCGACCTGGCCGTCGACAGCAGCACCGCCCCGCGGGCCAGCGTGACCCTGGTCAAGGACCGCTATTCGCTCGAGACCGCGGCTCGCTCGGACGAGCTGGTGGGCCTGGCCGACCAGCTGCAGTACGACCTCGAAGAGGGGCCCTGCCTGGCGGCGGCCGAGGACGGCGGGGTCTGGCTCATCCCGGACACCACCACGGATCAGCGGTTCCCGCGCTGGTCGCCCGCGGTCGCCGAACTGGGACTGCGTTCGGTGATGAGCATCCACCTGTTCACCCAGCGTCAGGTGCTCGGCGCGTTGAACCTTTACTACGACCAGCCGCAGCAGTTCAGCGCGGACGATGTCGAGGTGGCCAAGGTGGTCGCGGCCCACGCGTCGGTCGCGCTGGCCCGGCTCCGGGGTCAGATGGACCTGTGGCGGGCCATCGATTCCCGGCACCTGGTCGGCCAGGCGCAGGGCATCCTCATCGAGCGTTTCGGATTGAACTCGGAGAAGGCGTTCGAGGTGCTGCGGCGGTACTCGCAGCAGCACAACACCAAGCTGCGGGACGTGGCGGCCGCGCTCGTCGAGACCGGCGCACTGCCGGCCGAGGCGTCCGAGACGCCGGGCAGCGACCGGGGCAATCGGCGGGCCACCGTCCAGCCGGCCGCCGACGGTGACCCGTCGACGGCCGGCTGA
- a CDS encoding sigma-70 family RNA polymerase sigma factor yields the protein MDSPAPAVEPAPPAGDSGAGEAVAAPSRPAATISSAPSRDRACRMRELLDEAESCVDERRQQRLRQQVVTEYLPVARSIAARYSGRGVERSDLDQLAYLGLVKAVRRWRPGLSEDFLQFAVPTIVGEIKRYFRDHSWLVRPPRRIQELRAAINEAEQHYWQRKGARPTDTELAKLCDTTEADVVEARGATTLCRPPSLDEQQGAGWAMAQSWGAQDDEIGKIEDRMAVGRLLEALTDRERQVVELRFGQGWSQSRIGAEIGVSQMQVSRWLRAIALKLRTTWDG from the coding sequence GTGGACTCGCCCGCCCCGGCGGTCGAGCCCGCGCCCCCCGCCGGGGACTCCGGCGCGGGGGAAGCCGTCGCGGCTCCGTCGCGACCGGCCGCCACCATCTCGTCCGCCCCTTCTCGTGACCGGGCCTGCCGGATGCGCGAACTGCTCGATGAGGCGGAGTCCTGCGTCGACGAGCGGCGGCAGCAGCGCCTGCGCCAGCAGGTGGTGACCGAGTACCTGCCGGTCGCCCGCTCGATCGCAGCCCGGTACTCCGGACGCGGGGTCGAGCGGTCGGACCTCGACCAACTGGCCTACCTGGGCCTGGTGAAGGCGGTACGCCGTTGGCGTCCCGGTCTGTCCGAGGACTTCCTGCAGTTCGCCGTCCCCACCATCGTCGGCGAGATCAAGCGCTACTTCCGGGACCACTCCTGGCTGGTCCGGCCGCCCCGGCGGATCCAGGAACTGCGCGCGGCCATCAACGAGGCCGAACAGCACTACTGGCAGCGCAAGGGTGCCCGCCCGACCGACACCGAGCTGGCCAAGCTCTGCGACACCACGGAAGCGGACGTCGTCGAAGCCCGTGGGGCCACGACCCTCTGCCGGCCGCCGTCGCTGGACGAGCAGCAGGGCGCGGGCTGGGCCATGGCCCAGTCCTGGGGCGCCCAGGACGACGAGATCGGCAAGATCGAGGACCGGATGGCGGTGGGTCGGCTGCTCGAGGCCCTGACCGACCGCGAGCGTCAGGTCGTCGAACTCCGCTTCGGACAGGGCTGGTCCCAGTCCCGGATCGGCGCCGAGATCGGCGTGAGCCAGATGCAGGTCTCGCGATGGCTGCGGGCGATCGCCCTCAAGCTCCGGACCACCTGGGACGGCTGA
- a CDS encoding SixA phosphatase family protein encodes MRAHEAADPPATGLPMLRTLLLLRHATADSPPATSDRNRPLSPHGRTEAAALGRWLVDQERDGTWSPITAVLCSPALRTRETLQGLGSGLSATLVEELYGGGVPDVVDAIAMVPPEAATVLVVGHAPGIPSTAVDLDDLAAETGEAPANRPVLQRFPPASLAVLQTTSTWSAIGDEGATLVGVRHP; translated from the coding sequence ATGCGCGCGCACGAAGCTGCCGATCCCCCGGCCACCGGTCTGCCGATGCTCCGGACGTTGCTGCTCCTCCGACACGCCACGGCCGACTCACCGCCGGCGACCTCCGACCGGAACCGGCCACTGTCGCCCCACGGGCGCACCGAGGCGGCCGCGCTCGGACGCTGGCTCGTCGACCAGGAGCGGGACGGGACCTGGTCGCCGATCACCGCCGTGTTGTGCTCACCGGCCCTGCGCACCCGGGAGACGTTGCAGGGCCTGGGATCGGGCCTGTCGGCCACTCTGGTCGAAGAGCTCTACGGGGGCGGCGTTCCCGACGTCGTCGACGCCATCGCCATGGTGCCCCCGGAAGCTGCCACGGTCCTGGTGGTCGGCCACGCTCCCGGAATCCCATCCACCGCAGTGGATCTCGACGACCTCGCCGCCGAGACCGGTGAAGCACCGGCGAATCGTCCGGTGCTGCAACGCTTCCCGCCGGCCAGCCTCGCCGTTCTGCAGACCACGTCGACCTGGTCCGCGATCGGCGACGAGGGCGCCACCCTGGTCGGGGTCCGGCACCCGTGA